In one Umezawaea sp. Da 62-37 genomic region, the following are encoded:
- a CDS encoding discoidin domain-containing protein — protein MQPPAWGARHRGRLVAVLTAVVTACAVAVPILTAHAAAPVCGTANAAQGKPVTASSVEVGSPFVATSAVDGDAGTRWSSVPGDPQWLRVDLGSTQNVCGATLNWEAAYATAYQIQTSADGNAWTQVYSTTTSTGGVQNVSFTGSGRYIRVNTTARATQWGVSLWEFAVRTSTDTGTPPTTTTTPPNNGGDVLLSYKKPGTASTQQNDANCGGCTTDKAFDFDPATRWATATDVGWVDPGWIQVDLGATAQIHKVVLQWDPAFGKSYEIQVSPNGTGNWTPIYSTTTSTGFKQTLTVNGSGRYVRMYGTARGSAYGYSLWEFQVWGTGGAPNPQPVIPPDPRNPKQLVWSDEFNTANGTKPDANKWRPETGTGQNAELQYYTNNNNTFTDGNGNLVLEARREVTPGSACPVDPVSGSGTCQYTSSRLITHGKATWTYGRVEANIKVSGTKGLWPAFWMLGANIIDNGTPWPNSGEIDIMEHLGREPNTAYQTIHGPAYFGGGGIGAPLALPGGADYMNAFHKFTLDWDSKGIKMSIDDQQVIAIDKATVEATRGPWVFDHPFFIILNNAVGGDWPGPPDASTVFPQRMLVDYVRVYQ, from the coding sequence ATGCAACCACCCGCCTGGGGCGCACGGCACCGGGGTCGGCTCGTCGCCGTCCTGACGGCTGTCGTGACCGCCTGCGCGGTCGCAGTCCCCATCCTCACGGCCCACGCCGCGGCACCGGTGTGCGGCACCGCCAACGCGGCGCAGGGCAAGCCCGTCACGGCGTCCTCGGTCGAGGTCGGCAGCCCGTTCGTCGCCACTTCGGCGGTGGACGGCGACGCGGGCACGCGCTGGTCGAGCGTGCCCGGTGACCCGCAGTGGCTGCGGGTCGACCTCGGCTCCACGCAGAACGTCTGCGGTGCCACGCTGAACTGGGAGGCCGCCTACGCGACGGCCTACCAGATCCAGACCTCCGCCGACGGCAACGCGTGGACGCAGGTCTACTCGACGACGACGAGCACCGGTGGTGTCCAGAACGTCAGCTTCACCGGCAGCGGACGCTACATCCGCGTCAACACCACGGCCCGCGCCACCCAGTGGGGCGTCTCGCTGTGGGAGTTCGCGGTGCGCACCAGCACCGACACGGGCACCCCGCCCACCACCACGACGACCCCGCCGAACAACGGCGGCGACGTCCTGCTGTCGTACAAGAAGCCGGGAACGGCCTCCACGCAGCAGAACGACGCCAACTGCGGCGGCTGCACCACCGACAAGGCGTTCGACTTCGACCCGGCCACCCGGTGGGCGACCGCGACCGACGTCGGCTGGGTCGACCCCGGTTGGATCCAGGTCGACCTCGGCGCGACCGCCCAGATCCACAAGGTCGTCCTCCAGTGGGACCCGGCCTTCGGCAAGTCCTACGAGATCCAGGTCTCGCCGAACGGCACGGGCAACTGGACGCCGATCTACTCCACGACGACGAGCACCGGCTTCAAGCAGACGCTCACCGTCAACGGCAGCGGCCGGTACGTGCGGATGTACGGCACGGCCCGCGGCTCGGCGTACGGCTACTCGCTCTGGGAGTTCCAGGTGTGGGGCACCGGCGGCGCGCCGAACCCGCAGCCGGTGATCCCGCCGGACCCGCGCAACCCGAAGCAGCTGGTGTGGTCCGACGAGTTCAACACGGCCAACGGCACCAAGCCGGACGCGAACAAGTGGCGCCCGGAGACCGGTACCGGCCAGAACGCCGAACTCCAGTACTACACGAACAACAACAACACCTTCACCGACGGCAACGGCAACCTGGTGCTCGAAGCGCGCCGCGAGGTCACCCCCGGATCGGCCTGCCCGGTCGACCCGGTGAGCGGCAGCGGGACGTGCCAGTACACCTCGTCCAGGCTGATCACGCACGGCAAGGCCACCTGGACGTACGGCCGCGTCGAGGCGAACATCAAGGTGTCCGGCACCAAGGGCCTGTGGCCCGCGTTCTGGATGCTGGGCGCGAACATCATCGACAACGGCACGCCGTGGCCGAACTCCGGTGAGATCGACATCATGGAGCACCTCGGCCGCGAACCCAACACGGCCTACCAGACCATCCACGGTCCGGCGTACTTCGGCGGCGGCGGCATCGGCGCCCCGCTGGCGCTGCCGGGTGGGGCGGACTACATGAACGCCTTCCACAAGTTCACCCTGGACTGGGACAGCAAGGGCATCAAGATGTCGATCGACGACCAGCAGGTCATCGCCATCGACAAGGCGACCGTCGAGGCCACTCGCGGTCCGTGGGTGTTCGACCACCCGTTCTTCATCATCCTGAACAACGCGGTGGGCGGTGACTGGCCCGGTCCCCCGGACGCCAGCACGGTCTTCCCGCAGCGGATGCTCGTCGACTACGTCCGCGTCTACCAGTAG
- a CDS encoding DUF4230 domain-containing protein: MTTPQRSPARSPWVWRGIVALCLVVVAAAALQLVGLVPKLSLFGTETVDRSQPALLKSLRDLSQYHAASGDYQVVIDIEKDVQYVPDVLAGQRTLFVANGSVNAYVDFGGLADGAMTVSEERKTVDVALPKPQMDKPNLDHEHSYVFAQERGLFDRLASVVQTSDQQQFYVAAEQKIGDAAKESGLSDKAAENTRKMLEGMFGALGYQVHFVDAPQP, from the coding sequence ATGACGACTCCTCAGCGGTCCCCGGCCCGTTCTCCGTGGGTGTGGCGCGGCATCGTGGCGCTGTGCCTGGTGGTCGTCGCGGCGGCCGCGTTGCAACTGGTGGGCCTGGTGCCCAAGTTGAGCCTGTTCGGCACGGAGACGGTCGACCGCAGCCAGCCCGCGCTGCTGAAGTCGCTGCGCGACCTGAGCCAGTACCACGCCGCCTCGGGCGACTACCAGGTCGTGATCGACATCGAGAAGGACGTGCAGTACGTGCCGGACGTCCTGGCGGGGCAGCGGACGCTGTTCGTGGCGAACGGGTCCGTCAACGCCTACGTCGACTTCGGCGGGCTCGCCGACGGCGCGATGACGGTGTCGGAGGAGCGCAAGACGGTCGACGTGGCGCTTCCCAAGCCGCAGATGGACAAGCCCAACCTGGACCACGAGCACAGCTACGTGTTCGCGCAGGAGCGCGGGTTGTTCGACCGGTTGGCCAGTGTGGTGCAGACGTCGGACCAGCAGCAGTTCTACGTCGCGGCCGAGCAGAAGATCGGCGACGCGGCCAAGGAGTCCGGGCTGTCGGACAAGGCGGCCGAGAACACCCGCAAGATGCTGGAGGGGATGTTCGGGGCGCTCGGGTACCAGGTCCACTTCGTGGACGCGCCCCAGCCGTGA
- a CDS encoding LacI family DNA-binding transcriptional regulator, with the protein MPEPRSTPAPVTLEEVARVAGVSRATVSRVVNGVSTVDEELREMVTRAIVATGYTPNRAARSLVTRRAGAIGLVLPDEGRMLGDPYFGRVVGGVMDVTQPLGVQLVLTSAGTGTHQQVVADLRQGRLDGVILIHTHGADPLPRLLIESNLPVVLAARPVRPMPITYVDVNQTAGAALAAHHLADRGCFRVATITGPVSTTAAQDRLSGFRQVMTERGYPDVVAVEADFTHEGGATAMEELLVRCPDVDGIFIASDLMAHGALPVLRRHGLHVPDDIAVVGFDDSSPALACDPPLTTVRQPVEDMAAEMARLLLGRIERPGRPVSAVVFEPTLVIRQSA; encoded by the coding sequence GTGCCAGAGCCCCGCTCCACCCCCGCCCCGGTCACCCTGGAAGAGGTGGCGCGGGTCGCCGGTGTGTCACGGGCGACGGTGTCGCGGGTGGTCAACGGGGTCTCCACGGTCGACGAGGAGCTCCGCGAGATGGTCACCCGAGCCATCGTCGCCACCGGCTACACCCCCAACCGCGCGGCCAGGTCCCTGGTGACCAGGCGCGCGGGCGCCATCGGCCTGGTGCTGCCCGACGAGGGCCGGATGCTGGGCGACCCGTACTTCGGCCGGGTCGTCGGCGGCGTCATGGACGTGACCCAGCCGCTGGGCGTGCAACTGGTCCTGACCAGCGCGGGAACCGGCACCCACCAGCAGGTCGTCGCCGACCTGCGCCAGGGCAGGCTCGACGGCGTCATCCTCATCCACACCCACGGCGCCGACCCGCTGCCCCGCCTGCTCATCGAGTCGAACCTGCCCGTGGTCCTGGCCGCCCGCCCGGTCCGCCCCATGCCCATCACCTACGTCGACGTCAACCAGACCGCGGGCGCCGCCCTCGCCGCCCACCACCTCGCCGACCGCGGCTGCTTCCGCGTCGCCACCATCACCGGTCCTGTCTCCACCACCGCCGCCCAGGACCGCCTCTCCGGCTTCCGCCAGGTCATGACCGAGCGCGGCTACCCCGACGTGGTGGCCGTGGAGGCCGACTTCACCCACGAGGGCGGCGCCACCGCGATGGAGGAACTCCTGGTCAGGTGCCCCGACGTCGACGGCATCTTCATCGCCTCCGACCTCATGGCCCACGGCGCCCTGCCGGTCCTGCGCCGCCACGGCCTCCACGTCCCCGACGACATCGCCGTCGTCGGCTTCGACGACAGCAGCCCCGCCCTCGCCTGCGACCCGCCCCTCACCACGGTCCGCCAACCCGTCGAGGACATGGCGGCCGAGATGGCCCGACTCCTGCTCGGCCGCATCGAACGCCCCGGCAGACCGGTCAGCGCCGTCGTCTTCGAACCGACCCTCGTCATCCGCCAGTCCGCGTAG
- a CDS encoding YdeI/OmpD-associated family protein, with protein MEFRAKVLLSGKTATGAQVPAEIVTALGSSRKPAVRATIGTYTYRSSIASMNGVFMLPISAEVRAATGTTANDEITINLELDTDPREITVPDDLATALDPESRRRFDALSYSAKRRLVTPIEDAKTTETRQRRITKTAIDLRG; from the coding sequence ATGGAATTCCGCGCGAAGGTGCTGCTCAGCGGCAAAACCGCGACCGGCGCACAGGTCCCCGCCGAGATCGTCACCGCCCTCGGTTCCAGCAGAAAACCCGCCGTACGGGCAACCATCGGCACCTACACCTACCGCAGCAGCATCGCCTCGATGAACGGCGTGTTCATGCTCCCCATCAGCGCCGAGGTCCGCGCCGCCACCGGAACAACCGCCAACGACGAAATCACCATCAACCTTGAACTGGACACCGACCCCCGCGAAATCACAGTCCCCGACGACCTCGCCACCGCACTGGACCCCGAATCCCGCCGCAGGTTCGACGCACTCTCCTACAGCGCCAAACGCCGCCTGGTAACCCCCATCGAGGATGCGAAAACCACGGAAACCCGCCAACGCCGCATCACCAAAACCGCCATTGACCTCCGAGGCTAA
- a CDS encoding DUF305 domain-containing protein, with translation MLRTTLALTALLLLAACTAQPDGHADHTHPAASPSGSASQAPSGGFSDTDVAYVQLAIPQDETALPVLELAKTREGVDPALVALVTEVETGHHDELDKLREALSDAGQTYLNLHDGHDMPGMVTADELDKLAKATGQAFDDQLRTLLRAHFEESTTVAKSELAAGSSPEVLEVTRNIETSRASYLTKLGT, from the coding sequence ATGCTCCGCACCACCCTCGCCCTCACCGCCCTGCTGCTCCTGGCGGCCTGCACCGCCCAACCGGACGGGCACGCCGACCACACCCACCCCGCCGCATCCCCGAGCGGCTCCGCGAGCCAGGCCCCGTCAGGCGGTTTCAGCGACACCGACGTCGCCTACGTCCAACTGGCGATCCCGCAGGACGAAACCGCCCTGCCGGTCCTCGAACTCGCCAAGACGAGGGAGGGTGTCGACCCCGCGCTGGTCGCGCTGGTGACCGAGGTGGAAACCGGCCACCACGACGAACTGGACAAGCTGCGCGAAGCCCTGTCGGACGCGGGGCAGACCTACCTGAACCTGCACGACGGCCACGACATGCCGGGCATGGTCACCGCGGACGAACTCGACAAGCTCGCCAAGGCGACGGGCCAGGCCTTCGACGACCAGTTGCGCACCCTGCTGCGCGCCCACTTCGAGGAGTCGACCACCGTGGCCAAGTCCGAACTCGCGGCGGGCAGCAGCCCCGAAGTCCTGGAGGTGACCAGGAACATCGAAACCAGCCGCGCCTCCTACCTCACCAAACTGGGCACCTGA
- the idi gene encoding isopentenyl-diphosphate Delta-isomerase, translating into MTTEQVLLLDESGNQVGLADKAEVHHADTPLHLAFSSYLFDDRGRTLLTRRALHKKTWPGIWTNTCCGHPAPGERMTGGVLRRLADELGLPGVREVDLVLPRFRYRAVMPNGVVENEMCPVFRGVAVGDPDPNPDEVDSVEWVLWQDFVESVLEGTRDVSPWCKLQVAELDKLGPDPLAWPVADAGALPPAVRL; encoded by the coding sequence GTGACCACGGAACAGGTTCTCTTGTTGGACGAATCGGGCAACCAGGTGGGTCTGGCCGACAAGGCCGAGGTGCACCACGCCGACACCCCGCTGCACCTGGCCTTCTCCAGTTACCTCTTCGACGACCGCGGGCGCACGCTCCTCACCCGCCGCGCGCTGCACAAGAAGACGTGGCCGGGTATCTGGACCAACACCTGCTGCGGCCACCCCGCGCCCGGCGAGCGGATGACCGGCGGCGTGCTGCGCAGGCTGGCCGACGAGCTGGGACTGCCGGGGGTGCGCGAGGTCGACCTGGTGCTGCCGCGCTTCCGGTACCGGGCGGTGATGCCGAACGGTGTGGTGGAGAACGAGATGTGCCCGGTGTTCCGGGGCGTCGCCGTGGGCGACCCGGATCCCAACCCGGATGAGGTCGACTCGGTGGAATGGGTGCTGTGGCAGGACTTCGTGGAGTCCGTGCTGGAGGGGACCAGGGATGTGTCGCCTTGGTGCAAGTTGCAGGTGGCGGAGTTGGACAAGCTGGGGCCGGATCCGCTTGCGTGGCCGGTGGCGGACGCGGGGGCGCTTCCGCCTGCGGTGCGTCTTTGA
- a CDS encoding ribonucleoside-diphosphate reductase subunit alpha, translating into MPPTETPVQVPAPGRGGAVPTFDPTGTAGARPALTVRHPDGRVARLDEERLALVVAEACAGLPATSAETVLTETRRNLYDGITRAELAVAPVMAARTMVEIDPDYSLVSARLLLDGLRREALTFLAGKDDEANHAEMSTRYPEYFADFVRRGVELGQLEPRLAEFDLGRLGAALLPDRDLEFQFLGMQVLYDRYFLHSDEHRYELPQAFFMRVAMGLALEEDDREARAVEFYGLLSSFDFMCSTPTLFNAGTTRPQLSSCFLTTVEDDLQGIFHGISNNALLSKFAGGLGNDWTPVRGIGAHIKGTNGKSQGVVPFLKIANDTAVAVNQGGKRKGAVCAYLETWHIDVEEFLDLRRNTGDERRRTHDMNTANWVPDEFMRRVRSGGDWTLFSPDEVPDLHDLFGDAFAARYREYEAAADRGEIRVFRRLRASDMWRRMLTMLFETGHPWITFKDPCNLRSPQQHSGVVHSSNLCTEITLNTDLEEVAVCNLGSVNLARHTGPDGIDGPRLEKTVRTAVRMLDNVIDVNYYTIPEARRANMRHRPVGLGLMGFQDALFAQRIPMGSTAAVEFADRSMEEISYYAISASADLAEERGAYESYEGSLWSRGILPFDSIDLLASTRGADLELDRSSTLDWAPVRERVLAVGMRNSNVMAIAPTATIANICGVNQSIEPLYRNLYVKSNMSGDFTVVNPDLIRDLKALGLWDEVMVGDLKYFDGSLSPIGRIPAELKALYATAFELDSRWLIEAGARRQKWIDQAQSLNLYIDQPSGRKLDELYQLAWLRGLKTTYYLRSQSATHVEKSTLRGTDGKLNAVSPVAPAAAPVVVEAEGAAVCSIVDPDCEACQ; encoded by the coding sequence ATGCCCCCCACCGAAACACCCGTTCAAGTCCCGGCGCCCGGCCGCGGCGGAGCGGTTCCCACGTTCGACCCGACCGGTACCGCGGGCGCCCGTCCCGCCCTGACCGTGCGCCACCCGGACGGCCGGGTGGCGCGGCTGGACGAGGAGCGGCTGGCGCTGGTCGTCGCCGAGGCGTGCGCCGGGTTGCCCGCGACGTCCGCCGAGACCGTGCTGACCGAGACGCGCCGCAACCTGTACGACGGCATCACCCGTGCCGAACTGGCCGTGGCGCCGGTGATGGCCGCGCGCACGATGGTCGAGATCGACCCGGACTACTCCCTGGTCAGCGCCCGGCTGCTGCTGGACGGGCTGCGCCGGGAGGCCTTGACGTTCCTCGCGGGCAAGGACGACGAGGCGAACCACGCCGAGATGTCGACGCGCTACCCGGAGTACTTCGCGGACTTCGTCCGGCGGGGGGTCGAGCTGGGGCAACTGGAGCCCCGGCTGGCGGAGTTCGACCTCGGACGGCTCGGCGCCGCGCTGCTGCCGGACCGGGACCTGGAGTTCCAGTTCCTCGGCATGCAGGTGCTCTACGACCGGTACTTCCTGCACAGCGACGAGCACCGGTACGAGCTGCCGCAGGCGTTCTTCATGCGGGTGGCGATGGGACTGGCGCTGGAGGAGGACGACCGCGAGGCGCGGGCGGTCGAGTTCTACGGGCTGCTGTCGTCGTTCGACTTCATGTGCTCCACGCCGACGCTGTTCAACGCCGGGACCACGCGTCCGCAGCTGTCGTCGTGCTTCCTGACGACGGTGGAGGACGACCTCCAGGGGATCTTCCACGGGATCAGCAACAACGCGCTGCTGTCGAAGTTCGCCGGCGGTCTCGGCAACGACTGGACGCCGGTGCGCGGCATCGGCGCCCACATCAAGGGCACCAACGGCAAGTCGCAGGGCGTGGTGCCGTTCCTGAAGATCGCCAACGACACGGCCGTCGCGGTGAACCAGGGCGGGAAGCGCAAGGGCGCGGTGTGCGCGTACCTGGAGACCTGGCACATCGACGTCGAGGAGTTCCTCGACCTGCGCAGGAACACCGGCGACGAGCGGCGCCGCACGCACGACATGAACACGGCGAACTGGGTGCCGGACGAGTTCATGCGGCGGGTCCGCTCCGGTGGCGACTGGACGCTGTTCTCGCCCGACGAGGTGCCGGACCTGCACGACCTGTTCGGCGACGCGTTCGCCGCGCGGTACCGCGAGTACGAGGCCGCCGCCGACCGCGGTGAGATCAGGGTGTTCCGGCGGCTCAGGGCCTCGGACATGTGGCGGCGGATGCTGACCATGCTGTTCGAGACCGGGCACCCGTGGATCACGTTCAAGGACCCGTGCAACCTGCGCTCCCCGCAGCAGCACTCGGGGGTCGTGCACTCGTCCAACCTGTGCACCGAGATCACGTTGAACACCGACCTCGAGGAGGTGGCGGTGTGCAACCTCGGGTCGGTCAACCTGGCCCGGCACACCGGGCCCGACGGGATCGACGGCCCGCGGCTGGAGAAGACCGTGCGGACGGCCGTGCGGATGCTCGACAACGTGATCGACGTGAACTACTACACGATCCCGGAGGCCCGGCGGGCCAACATGCGGCACCGGCCGGTGGGCCTGGGGCTGATGGGTTTCCAGGACGCGCTGTTCGCGCAGCGGATCCCGATGGGGTCGACCGCGGCCGTCGAGTTCGCGGACCGGAGCATGGAGGAGATCAGCTACTACGCGATCTCGGCCTCCGCGGACCTGGCGGAGGAGCGCGGGGCGTACGAGTCCTACGAGGGTTCGCTGTGGTCGCGCGGGATCCTGCCGTTCGACTCGATCGACCTGCTGGCCTCCACCCGCGGCGCGGACCTGGAGCTGGACCGCTCGTCCACATTGGACTGGGCGCCGGTCAGGGAGCGGGTGCTCGCGGTCGGGATGCGGAACTCCAACGTGATGGCCATCGCGCCGACGGCGACGATCGCGAACATCTGCGGGGTGAACCAGTCGATCGAGCCGCTGTACCGCAACCTGTACGTGAAGTCGAACATGTCCGGTGACTTCACCGTGGTCAACCCGGACCTGATCCGCGACCTGAAGGCCCTCGGGCTGTGGGACGAGGTGATGGTGGGCGACCTGAAGTACTTCGACGGGAGCCTGTCGCCGATCGGGCGGATCCCCGCCGAGCTGAAGGCCCTGTACGCCACGGCGTTCGAGCTGGACAGCAGGTGGCTGATCGAGGCCGGGGCGCGGCGGCAGAAGTGGATCGACCAGGCGCAGTCGCTGAACCTGTACATCGACCAGCCCAGCGGGCGGAAGCTCGACGAGCTGTACCAGCTGGCGTGGTTGCGCGGGTTGAAGACCACGTACTACCTGCGGTCGCAGAGCGCCACGCACGTGGAGAAGTCGACGCTGCGGGGGACGGACGGGAAGCTCAACGCCGTCTCCCCCGTGGCACCCGCCGCCGCCCCGGTGGTCGTCGAGGCCGAGGGCGCCGCCGTTTGCTCCATCGTCGATCCCGATTGCGAGGCGTGCCAGTGA
- a CDS encoding DUF1996 domain-containing protein, translating to MAFTIRRAPNRWRGLFAGLAIAGLTASALYVGSTNAVAAPDLLSQGATAAASSSENGGSLAPAAVDGNFGTRWSSAASDGQWLRVDLGSTSTVSQVKLTWENAYASSYRIQTSANGADGWTTIKTVTGGVGGVETLAVSGSGRYVRIEGITRATQYGISLWEFQVYGTRTGPPPTTTPPPSGPIVRVAEFLASCPFSHRLPDDPIVAPGLPGASHMHAFFGNTSTNANSNINTLLAANSNCSPALDLSSYWIPDFYNNNQVVVPDPPTFYYLGEGVRDDVIARIQPLPLGLRIVAGNAKATAPDATTISRWSCLHAGQVNPSKDFVECPAGTELESYLDFPQCWNGRDLDSADHKSHMAYPVNGDCPATHPVPVPKLRQVVRYPISGNPAGFRLASGAGFTMHGDFFNAWPEAEMARRVRDCINPIIKCGVDGRP from the coding sequence GTGGCATTCACGATTCGCCGTGCGCCCAACCGGTGGCGAGGTCTGTTCGCGGGCCTTGCGATCGCTGGTCTCACCGCGTCCGCTCTGTACGTCGGCAGCACCAACGCCGTCGCCGCCCCCGACCTGCTGTCCCAAGGCGCCACCGCGGCCGCCTCGTCGTCCGAGAACGGCGGCAGCCTCGCGCCGGCCGCGGTGGACGGCAACTTCGGTACCCGTTGGTCCAGCGCCGCGTCCGACGGGCAGTGGTTGCGCGTTGACCTCGGGTCGACCTCGACCGTCAGCCAGGTCAAGCTGACCTGGGAGAACGCGTACGCCAGCTCGTACCGCATCCAGACCTCCGCGAACGGTGCGGACGGCTGGACCACGATCAAGACGGTGACCGGTGGGGTCGGCGGTGTCGAGACGCTGGCGGTCTCGGGTTCCGGTCGGTACGTGCGGATCGAGGGCATCACCCGCGCGACCCAGTACGGCATCTCGCTGTGGGAGTTCCAGGTCTACGGCACCCGCACCGGCCCGCCGCCCACGACCACGCCCCCGCCGTCCGGCCCGATCGTGCGGGTGGCGGAGTTCCTCGCGTCCTGCCCGTTCAGCCACCGCCTGCCGGATGACCCGATCGTGGCCCCCGGCCTGCCCGGCGCGTCGCACATGCACGCGTTCTTCGGCAACACGTCGACCAACGCCAACAGCAACATCAACACGCTGCTGGCCGCGAACAGCAACTGCAGCCCGGCGCTGGACCTGTCGTCGTACTGGATCCCGGACTTCTACAACAACAACCAGGTCGTGGTGCCGGATCCGCCGACGTTCTACTACCTGGGCGAGGGTGTGCGCGACGACGTGATCGCGCGGATCCAGCCGCTACCGCTGGGCCTGCGGATCGTGGCGGGCAACGCGAAGGCGACCGCACCCGACGCCACGACCATCTCCCGCTGGTCGTGCCTGCACGCCGGCCAGGTCAACCCGTCGAAGGACTTCGTGGAATGCCCCGCGGGCACGGAGCTGGAGTCCTACTTGGACTTCCCGCAGTGCTGGAACGGGCGTGACCTCGACTCGGCGGACCACAAGAGCCACATGGCCTACCCGGTCAACGGCGACTGCCCGGCCACCCACCCGGTGCCGGTGCCGAAGCTGCGCCAGGTCGTCCGGTACCCGATCAGCGGCAACCCGGCGGGCTTCCGCCTCGCCTCGGGCGCGGGATTCACGATGCACGGCGACTTCTTCAACGCGTGGCCCGAGGCCGAGATGGCTCGCCGCGTGCGCGACTGCATCAACCCCATCATCAAGTGCGGGGTCGACGGCCGACCGTGA
- a CDS encoding DUF998 domain-containing protein, which translates to MTTAPVTRPSPAVRLVALGGTTAVLTTIAMIGALDLKGALVSTAGLRRTISQYGLGPGSWIFEVAVSLLAAGSFAILAVLVRQGITRWRSTGAVALSLWSLGLALVVVFPKQDWSMPSSAGGGIHRAASLLAFVSLPIAVLSLARPWLRHRRWGGHARWTFGFGLLSVAAFTPLLYALLVHASGGAAWWRVFPIGYVERVLVISEVIAVLAAGLWAIVAANSPKLVEWQRGETSRRTSATSTT; encoded by the coding sequence GTGACGACAGCACCGGTGACCCGCCCCAGTCCGGCCGTCCGCCTGGTGGCCCTCGGTGGCACCACGGCGGTGCTGACCACCATCGCCATGATCGGGGCGCTGGACCTCAAGGGCGCGCTGGTGTCCACCGCCGGTCTGCGCCGCACGATCAGCCAGTACGGCCTCGGGCCGGGGAGCTGGATCTTCGAGGTGGCCGTCTCGTTGCTGGCGGCGGGCTCGTTCGCGATCCTCGCGGTGCTGGTGCGGCAGGGGATCACCCGCTGGCGCTCGACCGGCGCAGTCGCGTTGTCCTTGTGGTCACTGGGTTTGGCGCTCGTGGTCGTCTTCCCCAAGCAGGACTGGTCCATGCCCTCCTCGGCCGGTGGCGGCATCCACCGCGCGGCCAGCCTCCTGGCCTTCGTGAGCCTCCCGATCGCCGTGCTTTCCTTGGCGCGCCCGTGGTTGCGGCACCGGAGGTGGGGCGGCCACGCCCGCTGGACCTTCGGCTTCGGCCTGCTGTCGGTGGCCGCGTTCACCCCGCTGCTCTACGCCCTCCTGGTCCACGCCTCCGGTGGCGCGGCGTGGTGGCGGGTGTTCCCGATCGGGTACGTGGAGCGCGTTCTGGTGATCTCCGAGGTGATCGCGGTACTGGCGGCGGGTTTGTGGGCCATCGTCGCGGCGAACAGCCCTAAACTGGTCGAATGGCAACGTGGGGAGACCTCGCGGCGTACGTCCGCGACCAGTACGACGTGA
- a CDS encoding ribonucleotide-diphosphate reductase subunit beta: MTSSDLSTGAGPIEVGAARVSVDDKAMINCRADVNQLLPLKYHWAWEKYLAGCNNAWMPTEVSMQADISLWKSADGLTDDERRAIKRNLGFFATSESLVANNIVLAVYRHLTNPECRQYLLRQAFEEAVHTHTFQYICESLGLDDGELFNMYREVPSITDKAAWALKYTQHLEDPSFTTGTPERDQAFLRDLVAFYVVFEGMWFYTGFAQILSLGRRNKMVGIAEQYQYILRDESIHLNFGIDAINQIKIENPHLWTDAFQEEIRTMLVEGCELEIAYGRDTMPRGLLGLNAELCEEYMHFITNRRCAQLGLEAVFPPAENPFPWMSEMMDLKKEKNFFETRVIEYQNGGALEW, translated from the coding sequence GTGACTTCATCCGACCTGTCCACCGGTGCCGGTCCCATCGAGGTGGGTGCCGCCCGCGTCAGCGTGGACGACAAGGCGATGATCAACTGCCGGGCCGACGTGAACCAGCTGCTGCCGCTGAAGTACCACTGGGCCTGGGAGAAGTACCTGGCCGGGTGCAACAACGCCTGGATGCCCACCGAGGTGTCGATGCAGGCCGACATCTCGCTGTGGAAGTCCGCGGACGGGCTGACCGACGACGAGCGGCGGGCGATCAAGAGGAACCTGGGGTTCTTCGCGACGTCGGAGTCGCTGGTGGCGAACAACATCGTGCTCGCGGTGTACCGGCACCTGACGAACCCCGAGTGCAGGCAGTACCTGTTGCGGCAGGCGTTCGAGGAAGCGGTGCACACGCACACGTTCCAGTACATCTGCGAATCGCTCGGGCTGGACGACGGCGAGCTGTTCAACATGTACCGAGAGGTGCCGTCGATCACGGACAAGGCCGCCTGGGCGCTGAAGTACACGCAGCACCTGGAGGACCCGTCCTTCACGACCGGGACGCCCGAGCGCGACCAGGCGTTCCTGCGGGACCTGGTGGCGTTCTACGTGGTGTTCGAGGGGATGTGGTTCTACACCGGGTTCGCGCAGATCCTGTCCCTCGGGCGGCGGAACAAGATGGTGGGGATCGCGGAGCAGTACCAGTACATCCTGCGGGACGAGTCGATCCACCTGAACTTCGGGATCGACGCGATCAACCAGATCAAGATCGAGAACCCGCACCTCTGGACCGACGCGTTCCAGGAGGAGATCCGGACGATGCTGGTCGAGGGGTGCGAGCTGGAGATCGCCTACGGGCGGGACACGATGCCGCGCGGGTTGCTGGGGTTGAACGCGGAGCTGTGCGAGGAGTACATGCACTTCATCACGAACCGGCGGTGCGCGCAGTTGGGCTTGGAGGCCGTGTTCCCGCCCGCGGAGAACCCGTTCCCGTGGATGTCGGAGATGATGGACCTGAAGAAGGAGAAGAACTTCTTCGAGACCAGGGTGATCGAGTACCAGAACGGCGGGGCCTTGGAGTGGTGA